The Hemicordylus capensis ecotype Gifberg chromosome 6, rHemCap1.1.pri, whole genome shotgun sequence genome window below encodes:
- the RNF212B gene encoding RING finger protein 212B isoform X2 produces MDWFHCNQCFVQEASDFCITSCGHIFCKKCAGTGSSNTFCILILADKCPTCGTSCKYLLLNDNMKPEEKRFFKSPVETALNYIAHISQVWTFQKGQMELLVSFYKHSASKAEGALKQAHQKLTLQEKEMEAIQKENRELKKYLSFLKASPRHHQGSRNSTPRPVAITPPSQTVTPRPVFQHSSEVVRFSHPSDWHHSTGTTQLTPGRMTPVDSTNVTPSPASTQSLFYRASSSSSHTPSLNVFNLQPFSVRQSQTASNSRQQQETPHFSLSIFSDQRDGVPMPEHQSIRRLHPIQLEFTPHATPAFHNRLPSVSQIHYQ; encoded by the exons ATGGACTGGTTTCATTGCAACCAGTGTTTCGTCCAGGAGGCATCTGACTTCTGTATCACCAGTTGTGGACATATATTTTGCAAAAAATGTGCTGGTACCG GTTCTTCTAACACCTTCTGCATTTTAATCTTGGCAGATAAATGCCCAACTTGTGGAACAAGCTGCAAATATTTGCTTCTCAATGATAAC ATGAAACCAGAAGAAAAAAGGTTTTTCAAAAGCCCAGTTGAAACAGCACTCAACTATATTGCCCACATTTCTCAG GTGTGGACTTTCCAGAAGGGCCAGATGGAACTGCTAGTCTCTTTCTACAAGCACAGTGCTTCAAAAGCTGAGGGAGCCCTGAAACAAGCTCACCAGAAGCTAACTTTGCAGGAAAA GGAGATGGAGGCAATACAGAAGGAGAACAGGGAACTGAAGAAGTACCTCAGCTTCTTAAAG gcttctccaaggcaccaCCAGGGTAGCAG AAACAGCACCCCAAGGCCAGTTGCCATCACACCACCATCACAGACAG TGACGCCACGGCCTGTTTTCCAGCATTCTAGTGAGGTGGTCAG ATTCAGCCACCCATCAGACTGGCAT CATTCCACAGGAACCACCCAGCTGACCCCAGGCAGAATGACCCCCGTTGACTCTACTAATG TTACGCCTTCTCCAGCTTCCACACAGAGTTTATTCTACAG GgcatcttcctcctcttctcacaCCCCCAGCTTGAATGTCTTCAACTTACAGCCATTCTCAGTGAGGCAAAGTCAGACTGCAAGCAACAGCAGGCAGCAACAGGAAACTCCACACTTCAGTCTTAGCATCTTCAGTG ATCAAAGGGATGGGGTTCCTATGCCAGAACATCAAAGCATCAGGAGGCTGCACCCTATACAG CTAGAATTCACCCCTCATGCGACACCAGCCTTTCACAACAG GCTGCCATCTGTCAGCCAGATCCACTACCAGTAA
- the RNF212B gene encoding RING finger protein 212B isoform X3, with product MDWFHCNQCFVQEASDFCITSCGHIFCKKCAGTDKCPTCGTSCKYLLLNDNMKPEEKRFFKSPVETALNYIAHISQVWTFQKGQMELLVSFYKHSASKAEGALKQAHQKLTLQEKEMEAIQKENRELKKYLSFLKASPRHHQGSRNSTPRPVAITPPSQTVTPRPVFQHSSEVVSRSSSLDSISSRFSHPSDWHHSTGTTQLTPGRMTPVDSTNVTPSPASTQSLFYRASSSSSHTPSLNVFNLQPFSVRQSQTASNSRQQQETPHFSLSIFSDQRDGVPMPEHQSIRRLHPIQLEFTPHATPAFHNRLPSVSQIHYQ from the exons ATGGACTGGTTTCATTGCAACCAGTGTTTCGTCCAGGAGGCATCTGACTTCTGTATCACCAGTTGTGGACATATATTTTGCAAAAAATGTGCTGGTACCG ATAAATGCCCAACTTGTGGAACAAGCTGCAAATATTTGCTTCTCAATGATAAC ATGAAACCAGAAGAAAAAAGGTTTTTCAAAAGCCCAGTTGAAACAGCACTCAACTATATTGCCCACATTTCTCAG GTGTGGACTTTCCAGAAGGGCCAGATGGAACTGCTAGTCTCTTTCTACAAGCACAGTGCTTCAAAAGCTGAGGGAGCCCTGAAACAAGCTCACCAGAAGCTAACTTTGCAGGAAAA GGAGATGGAGGCAATACAGAAGGAGAACAGGGAACTGAAGAAGTACCTCAGCTTCTTAAAG gcttctccaaggcaccaCCAGGGTAGCAG AAACAGCACCCCAAGGCCAGTTGCCATCACACCACCATCACAGACAG TGACGCCACGGCCTGTTTTCCAGCATTCTAGTGAGGTGGTCAG CCGCTCCTCTTCCTTGGACTCCATCTCTTCCAGATTCAGCCACCCATCAGACTGGCAT CATTCCACAGGAACCACCCAGCTGACCCCAGGCAGAATGACCCCCGTTGACTCTACTAATG TTACGCCTTCTCCAGCTTCCACACAGAGTTTATTCTACAG GgcatcttcctcctcttctcacaCCCCCAGCTTGAATGTCTTCAACTTACAGCCATTCTCAGTGAGGCAAAGTCAGACTGCAAGCAACAGCAGGCAGCAACAGGAAACTCCACACTTCAGTCTTAGCATCTTCAGTG ATCAAAGGGATGGGGTTCCTATGCCAGAACATCAAAGCATCAGGAGGCTGCACCCTATACAG CTAGAATTCACCCCTCATGCGACACCAGCCTTTCACAACAG GCTGCCATCTGTCAGCCAGATCCACTACCAGTAA
- the HOMEZ gene encoding homeobox and leucine zipper protein Homez yields the protein MPPNKDAPGCLSSPPGLICLPPISEDLQLVWTQAAQTSDLDSNQHLLQTFSYFPYPSLSDLALLCLRHSLHMEKVKAWFMAQRLRCGISWSAEEIEETRARLIYHQDQLHFSCLLAGNDSNSWHQSCKGQECHQPAPASVQHSSKYQENQQYPVTASSHCSTVQGTRELGRITQDIWELKGNALSHHSKAPENHELAGASLHFHHYTKETLSSAYLPTTTTSLDYKLQNSHTMAWDPTKSSQQSTETITSAVNGGHHPAILPTCPSNKVTPSSSTAIASVSESSSLQKYRYSVGDQQQVSGYISDILRKPRRKTKEQLDVLKSFFLHRQWARREDYHQLEQTTGLPRAEIIQWFGDTRYALKHGQLKWFRDNGGQNQEPISSLPPHSLHTSHPNTSPLERYWAAHLQLQESDLPALCLESGMDAEQVLKWFRSHSPAPCEVEVCLGDEDEVDEEVAAAMIRDEDEDYEEEEDDGDDDDDDEEDWVA from the coding sequence ATGCCCCCTAACAAGGATGCCCCAGGCTGCCTCAGCTCACCCCCAGGCTTGATCTGCTTGCCACCCATCTCTGAGGACCTCCAGTTGGTATGGACGCAAGCAGCACAGACCAGTGACCTTGACAGCAACCAGCACCTGCTGCAGACATTCAGCTACTTCCCATACCCCAGCCTTTCTGACCTGGCCTTGCTCTGCCTGCGTCACAGCCTGCACATGGAGAAGGTCAAAGCCTGGTTCATGGCACAACGGCTACGCTGTGGCATCAGCTGGAGTGCTGAGGAAATTGAAGAGACTCGGGCTCGGCTCATCTACCATCAGGACCAGCTACACTTTAGTTGCCTGCTTGCTGGGAATGACAGTAACTCCTGGCACCAGTCATGTAAGGGCCAGGAATGTCACCAACCAGCACCTGCCTCTGTGCAGCACTCCAGTAAATATCAGGAGAACCAGCAATATCCTGTAACCGCCTCAAGCCACTGCagcacagtccaagggacaagaGAACTTGGGAGAATCACTCAGGACATCTGGGAACTGAAGGGAAATGCCTTGTCCCACCATAGCAAAGCTCCGGAGAACCACGAATTGGCAGGGGCCTCCTTGCATTTTCATCATTATACCAAAGAGACCCTTTCCAGTGCTTACTTGCCCACCACAACCACCAGCCTGGATTACAAGCTGCAAAACTCTCACACAATGGCCTGGGACCCAACCAAATCCTCCCAACAGTCCACTGAAACCATCACATCTGCAGTGAATGGTGGGCATCACCCTGCGATTCTCCCCACATGCCCTTCCAACAAAGTAACCCCATCCTCCTCTACGGCTATAGCCAGTGTTTCCGAGTCATCCAGCCTTCAGAAGTATCGGTACTCTGTAGGTGACCAGCAACAGGTTTCAGGTTATATTTCAGACATTCTACGCAAACCTAGGCGAAAGACAAAGGAGCAGTTGGATGTGTTAAAATCCTTCTTTCTTCATCGGCAGTGGGCCAGGCGAGAGGATTATCATCAACTGGAGCAGACCACTGGGCTACCACGGGCAGAAATCATCCAGTGGTTTGGAGATACTCGCTATGCCCTCAAACATGGCCAGTTGAAATGGTTTCGGGACAATGGGGGCCAGAATCAAGAGCCTATCTCCTCACTACCTCCTCATTCACTTCATACTAGCCATCCAAACACAAGCCCATTAGAACGCTACTGGGCAGCTCATCTGCAGCTCCAGGAGAGTGACTTGCCAGCACTCTGTCTTGAGTCTGGTATGGATGCTGAGCAGGTGTTGAAGTGGTTCCGTTCACACTCGCCAGCACCTTGCGAAGTGGAGGTGTGCTTGGGGGATGAGGATGAGGTTGATGAAGAGGTGGCAGCGGCCATGATAAGAGATGAAGATGAAgactatgaagaagaagaagatgatggtgatgatgacgatgacgatgagGAGGATTGGGTTGCCTAG
- the RNF212B gene encoding RING finger protein 212B isoform X1 encodes MDWFHCNQCFVQEASDFCITSCGHIFCKKCAGTGSSNTFCILILADKCPTCGTSCKYLLLNDNMKPEEKRFFKSPVETALNYIAHISQVWTFQKGQMELLVSFYKHSASKAEGALKQAHQKLTLQEKEMEAIQKENRELKKYLSFLKASPRHHQGSRNSTPRPVAITPPSQTVTPRPVFQHSSEVVSRSSSLDSISSRFSHPSDWHHSTGTTQLTPGRMTPVDSTNVTPSPASTQSLFYRASSSSSHTPSLNVFNLQPFSVRQSQTASNSRQQQETPHFSLSIFSDQRDGVPMPEHQSIRRLHPIQLEFTPHATPAFHNRLPSVSQIHYQ; translated from the exons ATGGACTGGTTTCATTGCAACCAGTGTTTCGTCCAGGAGGCATCTGACTTCTGTATCACCAGTTGTGGACATATATTTTGCAAAAAATGTGCTGGTACCG GTTCTTCTAACACCTTCTGCATTTTAATCTTGGCAGATAAATGCCCAACTTGTGGAACAAGCTGCAAATATTTGCTTCTCAATGATAAC ATGAAACCAGAAGAAAAAAGGTTTTTCAAAAGCCCAGTTGAAACAGCACTCAACTATATTGCCCACATTTCTCAG GTGTGGACTTTCCAGAAGGGCCAGATGGAACTGCTAGTCTCTTTCTACAAGCACAGTGCTTCAAAAGCTGAGGGAGCCCTGAAACAAGCTCACCAGAAGCTAACTTTGCAGGAAAA GGAGATGGAGGCAATACAGAAGGAGAACAGGGAACTGAAGAAGTACCTCAGCTTCTTAAAG gcttctccaaggcaccaCCAGGGTAGCAG AAACAGCACCCCAAGGCCAGTTGCCATCACACCACCATCACAGACAG TGACGCCACGGCCTGTTTTCCAGCATTCTAGTGAGGTGGTCAG CCGCTCCTCTTCCTTGGACTCCATCTCTTCCAGATTCAGCCACCCATCAGACTGGCAT CATTCCACAGGAACCACCCAGCTGACCCCAGGCAGAATGACCCCCGTTGACTCTACTAATG TTACGCCTTCTCCAGCTTCCACACAGAGTTTATTCTACAG GgcatcttcctcctcttctcacaCCCCCAGCTTGAATGTCTTCAACTTACAGCCATTCTCAGTGAGGCAAAGTCAGACTGCAAGCAACAGCAGGCAGCAACAGGAAACTCCACACTTCAGTCTTAGCATCTTCAGTG ATCAAAGGGATGGGGTTCCTATGCCAGAACATCAAAGCATCAGGAGGCTGCACCCTATACAG CTAGAATTCACCCCTCATGCGACACCAGCCTTTCACAACAG GCTGCCATCTGTCAGCCAGATCCACTACCAGTAA